ACCACGCTCGAATACCAGAACCTGCCGCGGGCCATCTACTCGCAGCCGCAGGTCGCCTCCTTCGGCTTGACCGAGGCGCAGGCACGCGAACAAGGCTTGGAGTACCGGGTGGGGCGCTTCAACTTCCAGGCCAACGGCAAGGCGCTGGGGATGGGGGACTACGCCGGTTGGGTCAAGATCCTGCGCAGTACCCGCTACGGTGAAATCTTGGGGGCGCACTTGATCGGCCCCGAAGTGACCGAGCTGCTGCCGGAGCTCACCCTGGCACAGCAGATGGAGCTGACGCCGGCCGAGATTGCCCGTAACGTCCATGCCCATCCGACGCTGAGCGAGGTCCTGATGGAGGCAGCCCACGCCGCCGAAGGACATGCCATTCATATGTAGCCTGCCGCCTACGCACCGCGGCTCGAGTTGACCAGACCGGGGGCTTGCCCCGACGAGGACGGAGAACCGAATATGGCAGAGATCGCACGCGGGCTAGAGGGAATCGTCGTCTGTGAGACACGCCTCAGCCGGGTGGACGGCGAGGCGGGTGAACTGACGATCGCCGGATTCCCGCTGGAGGAACTGGCGCCGAACGCCACCTTCGAAGAAGTGCTGTTCCTGCTGTGGTCGGACCGCCTGCCGACGGCGCAGGGGCTGCTGGCGCTGCGCCAGGAGCTCTCTCTGCGTCGGCCGCTGGCGCCGGCCTCGCTGCAGATGCTCGAAATCTCCGCTCGGCTGAAGATCCCTCCCATGGACGCCCTGCGCATGGCCGTCGACGCCATCGGGACCTGTGAGGGCGAGCCCCATCGCCCGCCGGACCTGCCGGATGTGGGCTG
This genomic interval from Anaerolineales bacterium contains the following:
- a CDS encoding dihydrolipoyl dehydrogenase (E3 component of alpha keto acid dehydrogenase complexes LpdC; forms a homodimer; binds one molecule of FAD monomer; catalyzes NAD+-dependent oxidation of dihydrolipoyl cofactors that are covalently linked to the E2 component), encoding TTLEYQNLPRAIYSQPQVASFGLTEAQAREQGLEYRVGRFNFQANGKALGMGDYAGWVKILRSTRYGEILGAHLIGPEVTELLPELTLAQQMELTPAEIARNVHAHPTLSEVLMEAAHAAEGHAIHM